A window of Schistocerca cancellata isolate TAMUIC-IGC-003103 chromosome 1, iqSchCanc2.1, whole genome shotgun sequence genomic DNA:
CCCTTGGAATCTGGAAGTACTTCCCCAGTGCACCAACCACCCAACTTCTCCCTCACAGAGTCTCTGTTCTGATCTagtacccccctctctctctctttccataccGAACTCATCTGGCGCCTTACCCTCCTTTGGGCCCCATGCCTTACATCCTTCTCTCCTCGTCAGCCCAAACCCCCTTGTCATCCGCCAACCCTCACCACCGTTATCGCAAAtgtcagccctgtggtcacggaggctgaggtgttggcggaactgaaggCCCACACCCAACTGGAAATCCGCTCAGCCTGccgtatttacaacttctctggccctactttcctcatgcatgTATTTATGGACTCACACTGACTGGGCTACACTCAAGCTGTATCTAAACGTGGAAGAGCCCAGACTGTGGCTGTCGGGTTGTCGCCCATCGGCACACTGTCACTTCTGCTTGCCATCCGATCCTCGTCACTGCCGCCGGCTCTGATTGCTGGTACTCGCCGCCACCGCCGTCTGCCAGTGTTcggcaccaccaccaccgccgcctccCGATGCTCGCCGCCGCCTTCTGGTGCTCGCTGCCGTTGCAGCTTACCAATGCAAGCGCCGCCTACCGGTTCTCACAGACGCCGCCGCCGTCAGGtgctcaccgccgccgccgcctcccagtTCTCGCTGCCCCGGCGGCCTGCCAGTGCTCATGGCCGCGGCCGCCTGCTGGTGGTCatggccgccgccgcctgccggtgctcatgGTCGCGGCCGCCTGCTTGTGTTCATGTGCGCCgctgcctgccggtgctcgccactgccaccgccgccgcctcctggtgtcgccgccgccgccttccAGTGCTCACCACCGCTGCTGCCTGCTGGGGCTCGCCGTCAACACCGCCTCCCGGTACTCCCCGCCGCCACCGCCTCCCAGTGCTCGCTGCTGAGGCCACCTACCGGTGCTCACGGTCgacgccgcctgccggtgctcccCAGCGCCGCCACAGCTTGCTGATGCtccccgccgccaccgccgccgccgcctgccggtgctcgaaGCCACCGCCGCCTCACGGCGCTTTCCACCGCCGCCGCCTGCCAGTGCTCGCCACGGCCACCGCCACCTGCCGGTGCTGGCTGCCGCGGCCGCTAGCCGATGCTCACAAACGCCGCCGGCGGGTAAACGCCAACGCAGCCGCCGACACCTCCTGGTGCtctccaccaccgccgccgcctgctggTGCTAActaccgccgccgcctgccggtgctcgccgctgccgccaccgcccGTCGGTGCTCGATGCCACCGCCGCCTCCCATTTCACGCCACCGCTGCAACCACCTCCCGGTGCTCGCCGCCTCCGTCGCCTCCCATTGCTCACTGCTGAGGCCACCTGCCGTTGCTCACGGCCGACGCCGCCTGCCGTTGTTCCCCACTCCGCCGCAGCTTGCTGATGCTCGCCGCCACTGCCGTCGCCTGGTGGtgctcgccaccgccgccgcctgccggtgctcgccaacgccgccgcctgctgctgctcgccgccgccgccgccgcccgccggtGCTCATTTCCCCCGCCACCTCCCGTTACACGCCACTGCCGCCACCGCGTTCCAGAGCAcgcagccgccgctgccgctgcctcccagtgctcgccaccgccgccgcctgccggtgctcaccACCTCTGCCGCCTGCTGGTGCGCGCCACCACCCCCGCCTCCCCGTGTTGCTGCCGCGGCCACGTGCCGGTGCTGACAGCCgacgccgcctgccggtgctcacaACCGCCACCGCCACCTGCCGGAGcttgccaccgccgccgcctcaaGATGATCGCCACGGCCGCCGCTGAATGCCAGTGCTTGCCAGCGCCGTCGCCTCCCAGTGCTCGCTGCAGCTGCCGCTTGTTGGTGCTCACCACCACCGCCGACGCcgcctctcggtgctcgccgctgccgctgcctgccggtgctcgccaccgccaccgccacttgCTGGTAATCGCTGACCCTGCtaccgcctgccggtgctcgccagcCGCCGCTTCCTGATGGTGCTCGCTGCTGCAGCTCAGGGCTGCCAGTGCTCAGGGCCATCACCGCCAGTTGGTGCTCggtaccgccgccgccgccgccaccacctgcGAGTGCTCTCCTATGCCAGCACCTGCTGGTGCTCGCCACCGCCGCCACAGCCTGCCAATGCTCGCTGCCGCGGCCGCCTGCTGGTGCTCACTGTCGCCGTCGCCTTCCAGTGCTCACCACCGCCGCTGCCTCCAGGTGCCCAGTGCCGcggccgcctgccggtgctcaggGCCGCCACCGCCTGCTGCTGCTCGGTACCGCCTGCGCCGCCGCCTGCCAGTGCTTGATGCCGCTGCCACCGCCAGCCGATGCTcgccgcccgccagcagcgcctcATGGTGCTGAATGCCGGTGCTAGCCGCAGCCGCCGCCTCACAGTGCTCGCTGCAGCCGCCGCTTGCTGGCGCTCACCACCACTACGGACGCCGCCTCTCGATTATCGCCGCTGCAGCCGCCTGCCAGTGCTCGCCACCCTCACCGCCACTTGCTGATGCTTGCTGCCTCTgctgccgcctgccggtgctcactGCCGCCGCCGCCTTCCAGTGCTCACCACCGCCGCTGCCTCCAGGTGCTTGCTGCCACGACCGCCTGCCGGTGCTCAGGGCCTGCCTGCTGGTGCTCGGTACCGCTTGCGCCGTCGCCTGCCAGTGCTTGCAGCCACCGCAACCGCCAGCCGGTTCTTGCCGCCACCGCCACCCCATGGTGGTCGCCGCTGCCTCCGCCGCCACCTCcccgtgctcgccgccgccgccacctgccgGTTCTCGCTGCCGCGGCCGCTTGCTGGTGCTCACGGCCGCCGCCGCATGCTGGTGGTTGCCACCGCCGCCACCTTCTGGTGTTCGTCACTTCCGCCACCGACTGCTGGTGCTCTCCGCCGCCGACGCTTGCtgctgctcgccgccgccgcctaccgccGGTGCTCATCGCCACCATGGCCTGCCAGTGCTCGTCGCCACCGTCTCTTTCGGTGCTCCCTCCTACTGCTGCCGCCACCAATGTCTCCCGGTTTTCGCCACTGCCCAGTGGCCGTAGCCGCCCTCTGTTTTAGTTCCTTTTCTACTTCGGCGACTCCTGTCGCCCATGTGCACTGCCTGgacacctccccttcacctgcccccactgtaaaattatggagtgcttcctctggaaGTAACCCATTTAATCCACTTCCCCTATTCACGGTCTCCTCCCCTTCTATCTCCTCCTTATCGatgtatccccacctgtatgtcacTCCTTCCCTTGCTGCTTCTCCTGCTCCTGCCCCTGGCCCCCTCCCATTCCTGTCACCAACCGAGATCATTTTCTCCCCTCCCCATCCTTACCCCTGCATCTACCCCTGCTTCCCTGCCCGAGTTACCACCCGCCGCGCCACTGTTGCCACCACAGAGCAGCCTACCCTCTCACCCAGTGCTACTGCCTCATAGGAGGGatctgcctcccaccacctccccatccatccagacTCTCATCCCTCCTTCTAGGCAACACCCGCGAAAACTTCTTCCAAACGGCTCAGTGGTGACCTCTCCTCTACTCcatcatccaaaaagccactgcctgcCCCACTACACTCTAACCCCaccatggataccaccccacctccctcctctccagacCCCTCCCTGTATACGTTTGTCCTAGCCAACCCCAATCCGAAATTCGTGGATACCCACACCGTCACCCTTGAATCTGGAAGTACCTCCCCAGTGCACCAACCACCCAACTTATCCATCACAGAGTCTCTGTTCTCATCTAGTCCCCTTCTCCCcctttccatactgatctcctctggcGCCTTACCCACCTTTGGGCCCCATGCCTTACATCCTTCTCTCCTCGTCAGCCCAAACCCCCTTGTCAATCGCCAACCCTCACCACCGTTATCGCAAATGTCAGCCCTGTGTTCACAGAGGCTGAGGAGTTTGCGGGACTGAAGGCCCACACCGATCTGGAAATCCGCTTGGCCTGccgtatttacaacttctctggtcCTACTTTCCTCATGCATATACTTATGGAGTCCACCTCCTCCATTGACCACCTCCTCATGCAGGGATCCCTGATTTCCAA
This region includes:
- the LOC126090872 gene encoding proline-rich protein 36-like; protein product: MSCKVAGRPVGVLARKARSLFAGRWLAEAEAEAEVHAAAFQSSLPPLLDGASRHRRLPVLAAASASQCSLLRPPASAHGRRHLPVLPNPPQLANVRGNRCRLQVLANADASPCSQQPPPPAGDRRRPLLNVIATAAAECTCLPQPLPPSARSSHRLLVLSTTTDAASRCSPLRPPAGACHPHHHLLMLAAPDDACRCSPAAAACWCSLLQPTASAQGHYRLSVLGTAAAATTCQCSPFYRLPVLATAATACQCLLRGRLLVLTAAAGSQCSPPPLSPGACCHDHLPVLRAATACWCSVPPSLPPASACVRRHRQPVLAVTAAPWWSPPPPPPPPLLTTAAACWGSPSTPPPGTPRRHRLPVLAAEATYRCSRSTPPAGAPQRRHSLLMLPAATAAAACRCSKPPPPHGAFHRRRLPVLATATATCRCWLPRPLADAHKRRRRVNANAAADTSWCSPPPPPPAGANYRRRLPVLAAAATARRCSMPPPPPISRHRCNHLPVLAASVASHCSLLRPPAVAHGRRRLPLFPTPPQLADARRHCRRLVVLATAAACRCSPTPPPAAARRRRRRPPVLISPATSRYTPLPPPRSRARSRRCRCLPVLATAAACRCSPPLPPAGARHHPRLPVLLPRPRAGADSRRRLPVLTTATATCRSLPPPPPQDDRHGRR